In one window of Streptomyces griseus subsp. griseus DNA:
- a CDS encoding TetR/AcrR family transcriptional regulator, producing MSEGTGGSSTSAARARLLDTATRIFYAEGIHSVGVDRIIAEAQVTRATLYRHFTGKEELVLAYLDQADRGIRAGIEAARADEESAADAVRAIGRFITGGIQSPGFRGCAFLNAVAEYPDPAHPIHQAVLAHRQWFLETVTELLAQVGDRPADGAGRHLVMLRDGAMASGCLSDPKPIAETFLLGVDGILRARGA from the coding sequence CACGTCGGCGGCGCGGGCTCGGCTGCTCGACACGGCGACCAGGATCTTCTACGCGGAGGGCATCCACTCCGTCGGCGTCGACCGGATCATCGCGGAGGCGCAGGTCACCCGCGCCACGCTGTACCGGCACTTCACCGGCAAGGAAGAGCTCGTTCTCGCCTACCTCGACCAGGCCGACCGGGGGATCCGGGCAGGCATCGAGGCCGCGCGGGCGGACGAGGAGTCGGCGGCCGACGCGGTCCGGGCGATCGGCCGGTTCATCACCGGGGGCATTCAGAGCCCCGGGTTCCGCGGCTGCGCCTTCCTCAACGCGGTGGCCGAGTACCCCGACCCCGCCCACCCCATCCACCAGGCCGTCCTGGCCCACCGCCAGTGGTTCCTGGAGACCGTCACCGAGTTGCTGGCGCAGGTCGGCGACCGGCCCGCCGACGGAGCCGGCCGGCATCTCGTCATGCTCCGCGACGGCGCCATGGCGTCCGGCTGCCTCTCCGACCCGAAGCCGATCGCCGAGACCTTCCTCCTGGGCGTCGACGGAATTCTGCGGGCACGCGGGGCCTGA